A single region of the Gossypium arboreum isolate Shixiya-1 chromosome 12, ASM2569848v2, whole genome shotgun sequence genome encodes:
- the LOC108477488 gene encoding uncharacterized protein LOC108477488, whose protein sequence is MPPRRVNVRANAQEYAEYWFEGSKRTRKHMSCANKEKLCCAVSLLNGEAQRRWSIVRRGTISNKLTWNYFLEVCKRKFIGEQYMEARKREFLDLVQGDLIVVDYEAEFIQVYLVAQKVVAQNVDMFDELVERAKVVEETLVEPPCSMVTKSGKRTSNGASRQPFKKKCDIQGSDRSIRHEFQPSQSKQQSSVVVSAGGLMGGSGWPLCAHCERRHPGDCCRLTGGFFKSCSKEHILRDCSNRVEV, encoded by the exons ATGCCTCCTAGACGTGTTAATGTTAGAGCTAATGCTCAAGAGTATG CTGAATACTGGTTTGAGGGATCTAAAAGGACCCGCAAGCATATGTCTTGTGCTAATAaggagaagttgtgttgtgctgtGTCTTTACTCAACGGTGAAGCTCAACGTCGGTGGAGTATAGTTAGGAGGGGTACTATTTCTAATAAATTGACTTGGAATTACTTTCTTGAGGTTTGTAAGAGGAAGTTTATAGGTGAGCAGTATATGGAGGCTCGTAAGCGTGAGTTTCTCGATTTGGTTCAGGGTGATTTGATAGTGGTTGATTATGAGGCTGAATTT ATTCAGGTTTATTTGGTAGCTCAAAAAGTAGTAGCTCAGAATGTAGATATGTTTGATGAGCTAGTTGAGAGAGCAAAAGTAGTTGAAGAGACTTTAGTTGAGCCGCCTTGTTCTATGGTAACTAAATCAGGTAAGAGGACTTCTAATGGTGCATCTAGACAACCATTTAAGAAAAAATGTGATATCCAGGGTTCTGATAGGAGTATACGACATGAGTTTCAACCAAGTCAGTCTAAGCAGCAGAGCAGTGTTGTGGTTAGTGCTGGAGGTTTGATGGGTGGTTCTGGATGGCCGCTTTGTGCACATTGTGAGCGTAGGCATCCTGGAGACTGTTGTAGGTTGACAGGTGGTTTTTTTAAGAGTTGCTCGAAGGAACACATTCTGAGGGATTGCTCAAATAGAGTTGAAGTGTAG